The Nocardioides campestrisoli genome includes a window with the following:
- the thrS gene encoding threonine--tRNA ligase: protein MPEIKVVRSHAGEREERTTATGTKAWELFADDPAVIAARVSTGSADEDSALKDLSYELADGDVVESVVIDSADGRDILRHSTAHVMAQAVQQLFPEAKLGIGPPVENGFYYDFDVETPFVPEDLAKIETAMRKIIKEGQRFERRVTTDAEAIDELQDEPYKIELIGLKGGGASTGSTSEAVEGAAVEVGAGELTIYDNVRRNGDVAWSDLCRGPHLPTTKRIPAFKLMRTAAAYWRGDEKNKQLQRIYGTAWESKEALEEHLHRIEEAERRDHRKLGRELDLFSFPDEIGSGLPVFHPKGGVIKRAMEDYVRQRHIEEGFDYVGTPHIAKEGLFHTSGHLPYYGEGMFPALDVDGMDYRLKAMNCPMHNLIYRSRQRSYRDLPLRLFEFGSVYRYEKSGVVHGLTRVRGFAQDDSHSYCTPEQAPDEVAHLLDFMLSVLRDFGLDDFYLELSTRDAAKDKFIGSDEDWETATQVLQDVATRTGLELVPDPGGAAYYGPKISVQARDAIGRTWQMGTVQYDFNQPSADRFNLEYVAADGSRQQPVMIHSAKFGSIERFLGVLVEHYAGAFPPWLAPVQVQAIPIAERHNDYLFEVAKRMKTLGLRVEVDDSDDRMQKKIRNAQLQKVPFMIIAGDQDVEAGAVSFRYRDGRQDNGVPLEEAIERVASAVTSREQV, encoded by the coding sequence GTGCCCGAGATCAAGGTCGTCCGCAGCCACGCCGGTGAGCGCGAGGAGCGGACCACCGCCACGGGCACCAAGGCCTGGGAGCTCTTCGCCGACGACCCGGCGGTGATCGCCGCGCGGGTCTCGACCGGCTCGGCCGACGAGGACAGCGCGCTCAAGGACCTCTCCTACGAGCTGGCCGACGGCGACGTCGTGGAGTCGGTGGTCATCGACAGCGCCGACGGCCGCGACATCCTGCGGCACTCGACCGCGCACGTGATGGCCCAGGCCGTCCAGCAGCTCTTCCCCGAGGCCAAGCTCGGCATCGGCCCGCCGGTGGAGAACGGGTTCTACTACGACTTCGACGTCGAGACCCCGTTCGTGCCCGAGGACCTGGCCAAGATCGAGACCGCGATGCGGAAGATCATCAAGGAGGGCCAGCGCTTCGAGCGCCGGGTCACCACCGACGCCGAGGCGATCGACGAGCTCCAGGACGAGCCCTACAAGATCGAGCTGATCGGGCTCAAGGGCGGCGGAGCCTCGACGGGCTCGACCAGCGAGGCGGTCGAGGGCGCCGCGGTCGAGGTCGGCGCCGGCGAGCTGACCATCTACGACAACGTGCGCCGCAACGGCGACGTGGCCTGGTCCGACCTGTGCCGCGGCCCGCACCTGCCCACCACCAAGCGGATCCCGGCGTTCAAGCTGATGCGCACCGCGGCGGCGTACTGGCGCGGCGACGAGAAGAACAAGCAGCTCCAGCGGATCTACGGCACCGCGTGGGAGTCCAAGGAGGCCCTCGAGGAGCACCTGCACCGGATCGAGGAGGCCGAGCGGCGCGACCACCGCAAGCTCGGGCGCGAGCTCGACCTGTTCAGCTTCCCCGACGAGATCGGGTCCGGACTGCCGGTCTTCCACCCCAAGGGCGGCGTGATCAAGCGGGCGATGGAGGACTACGTCCGGCAGCGGCACATCGAGGAGGGCTTCGACTACGTCGGGACGCCGCACATCGCCAAGGAAGGGCTCTTCCACACCTCCGGGCACCTGCCGTACTACGGCGAGGGGATGTTCCCCGCCCTCGACGTCGACGGCATGGACTACCGCCTCAAGGCGATGAACTGCCCGATGCACAACCTCATCTACCGCTCCCGGCAGCGCTCCTACCGGGACCTGCCGCTGCGGCTCTTCGAGTTCGGCAGCGTCTACCGCTACGAGAAGTCGGGCGTGGTGCACGGACTGACCCGCGTCCGCGGCTTCGCCCAGGACGACTCGCACTCCTACTGCACTCCCGAGCAGGCGCCCGACGAGGTCGCCCACCTGCTTGACTTCATGCTCAGCGTGCTGCGCGACTTCGGCCTCGACGACTTCTACCTCGAGCTCTCCACCCGGGACGCGGCCAAGGACAAGTTCATCGGCTCCGACGAGGACTGGGAGACCGCCACCCAGGTGCTCCAGGACGTCGCGACCCGGACCGGGCTCGAGCTGGTGCCGGACCCGGGCGGCGCGGCCTACTACGGCCCGAAGATCTCCGTGCAGGCGCGCGACGCGATCGGCCGGACCTGGCAGATGGGCACCGTCCAGTACGACTTCAACCAGCCCTCCGCGGACCGGTTCAACCTCGAGTACGTCGCCGCCGACGGCTCCCGCCAGCAGCCGGTGATGATCCACTCGGCCAAGTTCGGCTCGATCGAGCGTTTCCTCGGCGTCCTGGTCGAGCACTACGCGGGCGCCTTCCCGCCCTGGCTCGCGCCCGTGCAGGTCCAGGCGATCCCGATCGCCGAGCGGCACAACGACTACCTCTTCGAGGTGGCGAAGCGGATGAAGACGCTGGGCCTGCGCGTCGAGGTCGACGACTCCGACGACCGGATGCAGAAGAAGATCCGCAACGCGCAGCTGCAGAAGGTGCCGTTCATGATCATCGCCGGCGACCAGGACGTGGAGGCCGGAGCGGTCTCGTTCCGCTACCGCGACGGCCGCCAGGACAACGGCGTGCCGCTCGAGGAGGCCATCGAGCGGGTGGCCAGTGCCGTGACGAGCCGCGAGCAGGTCTGA
- a CDS encoding AI-2E family transporter yields the protein MEQPDIPPPDSPTPPAAAAPPPPQPPGRARDVVPRALVVLVGLAAAFLVISGMRSASGLIGSAFLALVLTIAVHPLRVRLERWMPSWVSATLCVLLVTGLVLGLAFALVVATARFAGLLPRYRDEFHDLLRSGEAALHRLGVSGDQFDRLLDGLDLGKVAGLVTDALSGALSGAYGVVTSVIFMLTLVLFMVLDGRSFPGHLAVVRRSRPDLADALTGFASGTRQYLLVSTVFGFVVAALDTVALELMGIPAPLVWGLLAFLTNYIPNIGFVIGLVPPAVLGLLEGGPWLMVAVVVVYSVLNFVIQSVIQPKIVGDTVGLSATLTFLSVLFWSWVVGPLGAILAVPLSLLARSVLVDADPASRWLVPLISGSPAPEPARPPDAEAT from the coding sequence ATGGAGCAACCCGACATCCCGCCGCCCGACTCCCCCACGCCACCGGCGGCAGCAGCGCCACCACCACCGCAGCCGCCGGGCCGTGCTCGGGACGTGGTCCCGCGGGCCCTGGTGGTGCTGGTCGGGCTCGCGGCGGCCTTCCTGGTGATCTCCGGCATGCGCAGTGCCTCGGGCCTGATCGGCTCTGCGTTCCTGGCGCTGGTCCTCACCATCGCCGTGCACCCGCTCCGGGTCCGGCTCGAGCGGTGGATGCCGAGCTGGGTCTCGGCCACGCTCTGCGTCCTGCTGGTCACCGGGCTGGTGCTGGGGCTCGCCTTCGCCCTGGTGGTCGCGACCGCAAGGTTCGCGGGCCTGCTCCCCCGCTACCGCGACGAGTTCCACGATCTCCTCCGCTCGGGCGAGGCCGCGCTGCACCGGCTGGGTGTCTCCGGCGACCAGTTCGACCGGCTCCTGGACGGTCTCGACCTGGGCAAGGTCGCGGGGCTGGTCACCGACGCGCTGTCCGGCGCCCTCTCCGGTGCCTACGGCGTGGTGACGAGCGTGATCTTCATGCTGACCCTGGTGCTGTTCATGGTCCTGGACGGACGCTCGTTCCCCGGCCACCTGGCCGTGGTCCGCCGGTCCCGGCCCGACCTCGCGGACGCCCTCACCGGATTCGCCTCCGGAACCCGTCAGTACCTGCTGGTCTCGACCGTCTTCGGGTTCGTCGTGGCCGCCCTGGACACGGTCGCGCTGGAGCTGATGGGGATCCCGGCGCCCCTGGTGTGGGGGCTGCTGGCCTTCCTGACCAACTACATCCCCAACATCGGCTTCGTGATCGGGCTGGTGCCGCCCGCGGTGCTCGGCCTGCTCGAGGGCGGTCCGTGGCTGATGGTCGCCGTGGTGGTGGTCTACTCGGTGCTCAACTTCGTGATCCAGTCGGTGATCCAGCCCAAGATCGTGGGCGACACGGTCGGGCTCTCGGCGACCCTGACCTTCCTCTCGGTGCTGTTCTGGTCCTGGGTGGTCGGGCCGCTGGGGGCGATCCTGGCCGTGCCGCTCTCGCTCCTGGCCCGTTCCGTCCTGGTGGACGCCGACCCCGCCAGCCGGTGGCTGGTTCCCCTCATCTCCGGGAGCCCGGCGCCGGAGCCGGCGCGGCCGCCCGACGCCGAGGCCACCTGA
- a CDS encoding DEAD/DEAH box helicase, producing the protein MPDPRIAVPATSPPSPQDPAETVPPRPDGDASRPPLRTHQARALDALAQSRQEGRRRAWVVLPPGAGKTRVGLETVAEAYAEGSITHAVVLSPNTAIQAQWVRGAREHGLSASTSRDLDAQVACLTYQALAVFDADAEVADDPDEAGSVIGRLHPNGAALVERLRASPGLLLVLDECHHLLDAWGRLLGEILREVAGAQVLGLTATPPDALTGEQQELVEELFGGVVFRAGVPAVVREGHLAPFAELAWLTTPTPSEVEWLDEEATRWRELVAFLSDPTFGSVPFLEWMRLRFVEPVPGQLSWAALAAAEPALSDAALRLCHHGLLALPEGARLAEKHRREPDADDWVALLDDWALAHLVPSPDPRDAEVLDRVRAALPSVGYVLTKRGVRRGRTPVDRVLARSHAKTLAAADIVAAEHDLLGERARLLVLCDHEQASSTLPTGLQGVIDVQSGSAYAALETLVTDARTEPLSPLLVTGRTVAGAPLTLLALVDWVGRRDPGLAARLQVEGNGPVARLEGPWTSRTWVAPVTEFFEAGHTQVLVGTRGLLGEGWDARRISGLVDLTTATTLTAVVQTRGRALRTDPSWPEKVAVNWSVACVSEAHPRGGNDWARLVRKHEGFHGVDDDGDVVDGVSHIDPTFSPYAPPPEQLFEEINRRMRARAAERDEIRTRWRIGTPYRDEVAPTLRVLTRDAAGAGQGRTQTGPECSGWSRNVPRSPSSARGPSSDRP; encoded by the coding sequence GTGCCCGACCCTCGAATCGCCGTGCCCGCCACCAGTCCGCCGTCTCCGCAGGACCCCGCGGAGACCGTGCCGCCCCGCCCTGACGGAGACGCCTCGCGCCCACCGCTGCGGACCCACCAGGCCCGGGCGCTGGACGCCCTGGCGCAGAGCCGGCAGGAGGGTCGGCGTCGCGCCTGGGTCGTCCTCCCGCCGGGTGCGGGCAAGACCCGCGTCGGCCTGGAGACCGTCGCCGAGGCGTACGCCGAGGGGAGCATCACCCACGCGGTGGTGCTCTCGCCGAACACCGCGATCCAGGCCCAGTGGGTCCGCGGTGCGCGCGAGCACGGCCTGAGCGCGAGCACCTCGCGTGACCTGGACGCGCAGGTCGCGTGCCTGACCTACCAGGCGCTGGCGGTCTTCGACGCCGACGCCGAGGTGGCCGACGACCCGGACGAGGCAGGCTCGGTGATCGGGCGGCTGCACCCGAACGGCGCGGCCCTGGTCGAGCGGCTGCGCGCCAGCCCCGGGCTGCTCCTGGTGCTCGACGAGTGCCACCACCTGCTCGACGCGTGGGGGCGCCTGCTCGGCGAGATCCTGCGCGAGGTCGCCGGCGCGCAGGTGCTCGGACTCACCGCCACCCCGCCCGACGCCCTCACCGGCGAGCAGCAGGAGCTGGTCGAGGAGCTCTTCGGCGGCGTGGTGTTCCGGGCGGGCGTCCCCGCGGTGGTCCGCGAGGGGCACCTCGCCCCGTTCGCCGAGCTCGCGTGGCTCACCACCCCCACGCCGTCCGAGGTCGAGTGGCTGGACGAGGAGGCCACCAGGTGGCGAGAGCTCGTCGCCTTCCTGAGCGACCCGACCTTCGGCTCGGTGCCGTTCCTGGAGTGGATGCGGCTGCGGTTCGTCGAGCCGGTCCCCGGGCAGCTCAGCTGGGCCGCGCTCGCGGCCGCCGAGCCTGCCCTGAGCGACGCCGCCCTGCGGCTGTGCCACCACGGTCTGCTGGCGCTGCCGGAGGGGGCGCGGCTGGCCGAGAAGCACCGGCGCGAGCCGGACGCCGACGACTGGGTCGCGCTGCTGGACGACTGGGCGCTGGCCCACCTGGTGCCGAGCCCGGACCCGCGGGACGCCGAGGTGCTGGACCGGGTCCGGGCGGCGCTCCCGTCGGTGGGCTACGTCCTGACCAAGCGCGGCGTGCGCCGCGGCCGGACCCCGGTGGACCGGGTGCTGGCCCGGTCCCACGCCAAGACCCTCGCGGCCGCGGACATCGTCGCCGCCGAGCACGACCTGCTGGGGGAGCGCGCCCGGCTGCTCGTGCTGTGCGACCACGAGCAGGCGTCCTCGACCCTGCCGACCGGGTTGCAGGGAGTGATCGACGTGCAGTCGGGATCGGCGTACGCCGCCCTGGAGACCCTGGTGACCGACGCCAGGACCGAGCCGCTGTCCCCGTTGCTGGTCACCGGCCGGACCGTGGCCGGCGCGCCGCTGACCCTGCTGGCGCTGGTCGACTGGGTGGGGCGCCGCGACCCCGGCCTGGCGGCGCGGCTGCAGGTCGAGGGCAACGGTCCGGTGGCACGGCTCGAAGGCCCCTGGACGTCGCGGACCTGGGTCGCGCCGGTCACCGAGTTCTTCGAGGCCGGACACACCCAGGTGCTCGTCGGCACCCGAGGTCTGCTGGGCGAGGGCTGGGATGCCCGCCGGATCAGCGGGCTGGTCGACCTGACCACGGCGACCACGCTCACCGCGGTGGTCCAGACCCGGGGCCGGGCGCTGCGCACCGACCCGTCCTGGCCGGAGAAGGTGGCGGTCAACTGGTCCGTGGCCTGCGTCAGCGAGGCGCACCCGCGCGGCGGGAACGACTGGGCCCGGCTGGTGCGCAAGCACGAGGGCTTCCACGGCGTGGACGACGACGGCGACGTCGTGGACGGCGTCTCGCACATCGACCCGACCTTCTCGCCGTACGCCCCGCCTCCCGAGCAGCTGTTCGAGGAGATCAACCGCCGGATGCGCGCCCGGGCCGCCGAGCGCGACGAGATCCGCACCCGCTGGCGGATCGGCACCCCGTACCGGGACGAGGTCGCACCGACGCTGCGCGTCCTGACCCGTGACGCTGCCGGGGCGGGGCAGGGACGGACCCAGACGGGGCCGGAGTGCTCCGGGTGGTCGCGGAACGTTCCCCGCTCACCCTCGAGCGCGAGGGGGCCGTCCTCGGACCGACCCTGA
- a CDS encoding MarR family winged helix-turn-helix transcriptional regulator, with protein MPTTSPPTNADLVELADVLLDLAHGFDSRNPELRDVVPLTGTEVAVIREIHRRPRSSPSQVAEATGLQRSNVSAAIRTLVAGGLVVREEVAGNARSVALVPTELAEESVANLHAYWTRRLRQVPDELLREVVRATPALLDLAGRLNRS; from the coding sequence ATGCCGACGACGTCGCCACCGACCAACGCCGACCTGGTCGAGCTCGCAGACGTGCTGCTCGACCTGGCGCACGGGTTCGACAGCCGCAACCCGGAACTGCGCGACGTCGTCCCGCTCACCGGCACGGAGGTCGCGGTGATCCGCGAGATCCACCGGCGTCCGCGATCGAGCCCGAGTCAGGTCGCCGAGGCGACGGGGCTGCAGCGCAGCAACGTGAGCGCCGCGATCCGGACGCTCGTCGCGGGCGGCCTGGTGGTCCGGGAAGAGGTCGCCGGCAACGCCCGGTCGGTGGCGCTGGTGCCCACCGAGCTGGCCGAGGAGAGCGTCGCCAACCTCCACGCGTACTGGACCAGGCGCCTGCGGCAGGTGCCCGACGAGCTGCTCCGCGAGGTCGTCCGGGCGACCCCGGCGCTGCTCGACCTCGCCGGCCGGCTCAACCGTTCCTGA
- a CDS encoding MFS transporter: MAVTAPGTVSGPDTSRPPGRPGLTLVAVCFGLFMVGLDSTVVHIANPAIQADLGATFGELQWIINSYLLALAVFLIPCGKLGDRFGRKRLYLLGVALFAVASVAIGLAGSTEGVLVFRALQGLSAAMLMPQTIALLRATFPREKFGMAVGVWGGVSSVAIAGGPLVSGLLVDSIGWEWVFYINAPIALIGLVFGALVIRETPKVVEGRLDLAGVLLLALVLFGVVFAVVQAQVWGWGSAATIGIFAASLVLLALFIRVESRVEFPLLPLGMFRSAGVSVGGLVFVANFFAMLGVTFLITLFLLNTLGNSTTRAGILMLPLSAVAIPAAPMGALLTARFGPRRVAALGLGLMAVGLLLLTRVDVDTSYWSMAVPFVLVALGSGFAIPSGADLIVGGAPVHLAGVASGFQTTCIQVGGAVGTAVLSAIIAAKVAPAVLASGLPEGAQEAAAAGVTFDGLPEVSSAFVGGLHVGLVVAGVLCAVVAALVMTVVREPRHHDVATVLEETVEGSAGHL; encoded by the coding sequence GTGGCAGTCACCGCTCCGGGCACCGTGTCCGGACCCGACACCTCCCGTCCCCCCGGCCGGCCAGGACTGACGCTCGTCGCCGTCTGCTTCGGCCTCTTCATGGTCGGTCTCGACTCCACCGTCGTGCACATCGCCAACCCGGCGATCCAGGCCGATCTCGGCGCCACCTTCGGTGAGCTGCAGTGGATCATCAACTCCTACCTCCTCGCCCTGGCGGTCTTCCTGATCCCGTGCGGCAAGCTCGGCGACCGGTTCGGCCGCAAGCGGCTCTACCTGCTCGGCGTCGCCCTGTTCGCCGTGGCCAGCGTCGCGATCGGCCTGGCCGGCAGCACCGAGGGCGTCCTGGTCTTCCGGGCACTCCAGGGACTCAGCGCCGCGATGCTGATGCCGCAGACCATCGCCCTGCTGCGCGCCACCTTCCCCCGCGAGAAGTTCGGCATGGCCGTGGGCGTGTGGGGTGGGGTCTCGTCGGTCGCGATCGCCGGCGGCCCGCTGGTCAGCGGCCTGCTGGTGGACAGCATCGGCTGGGAGTGGGTCTTCTACATCAACGCGCCGATCGCCCTGATCGGCCTCGTCTTCGGCGCCCTGGTGATCCGGGAGACCCCGAAGGTGGTCGAGGGACGCCTCGACCTGGCCGGCGTGCTGCTCCTGGCCCTGGTGCTCTTCGGCGTCGTCTTCGCCGTGGTCCAGGCGCAGGTCTGGGGCTGGGGCAGTGCCGCGACGATCGGCATCTTCGCGGCCTCGCTCGTGCTGCTCGCGCTCTTCATCCGCGTCGAGTCGCGCGTCGAGTTCCCCCTGCTCCCGTTGGGGATGTTCCGCTCGGCGGGCGTCAGCGTGGGGGGCCTGGTCTTCGTGGCGAACTTCTTCGCGATGCTCGGTGTCACGTTCCTGATCACCCTCTTCCTGCTCAACACCCTGGGGAACTCCACCACCCGGGCGGGCATCCTGATGCTGCCGCTCAGCGCCGTCGCGATCCCGGCCGCCCCGATGGGCGCCCTGCTGACCGCCAGGTTCGGACCCCGCCGGGTGGCCGCGCTCGGCCTCGGGCTGATGGCGGTCGGCCTGCTGCTCCTCACCCGCGTCGACGTCGACACGTCGTACTGGTCGATGGCGGTCCCGTTCGTCCTGGTCGCGCTCGGCTCCGGCTTCGCCATCCCCTCCGGCGCGGACCTGATCGTGGGCGGCGCCCCGGTGCACCTCGCCGGTGTGGCCAGCGGCTTCCAGACGACCTGCATCCAGGTGGGCGGCGCGGTCGGCACCGCGGTGCTCTCGGCCATCATCGCGGCCAAGGTCGCACCTGCCGTGCTCGCCTCGGGCCTGCCCGAGGGTGCCCAGGAGGCTGCGGCCGCCGGGGTCACCTTCGACGGGCTGCCCGAGGTCAGCTCCGCCTTCGTCGGCGGACTCCACGTCGGACTCGTGGTGGCAGGAGTGCTCTGCGCGGTCGTGGCCGCCCTGGTGATGACCGTGGTCCGCGAGCCCCGGCACCACGACGTCGCCACCGTGCTCGAGGAGACGGTCGAGGGCTCGGCCGGCCACCTCTGA
- a CDS encoding acyl-CoA dehydrogenase family protein, translated as MSGVVGPRSLYDADHEYLRETVRAFVAKHAEPNAERWRAEGKVDRWLFTEAASAGLLGFNIPEEYGGGGTTDFRFNAVIGEELARHPVSDGMACVGLSSDIVIPYFTDLTDDEQKARWLPGIAAGELVVAVAMTEPGTGSDLSGITTSAVREGDEYVVNGSKVFISNGQNADLVATAVRTGPHPHHGISLLVIEADRPGFSRGRNLEKVGLHAQDTSELFFSDVRVPVANLLGEEGTGFAGLMRNLPQERIAIAANAVASAEGVLERTLAYVKERTAFGKPIGKFQNTRFELAEMVTGVRVSRGYVDGLLERHTRGELSAADAAAAKFWCTEQYVDVVQRCVQLHGGYGYMLEYRIAHDYLDSRISTIYGGTTEIMKEIVGRDLGL; from the coding sequence ATGAGCGGCGTGGTGGGACCGCGGTCCCTCTACGACGCGGACCACGAGTACCTGCGCGAGACCGTGCGTGCGTTCGTGGCGAAGCACGCGGAGCCGAACGCCGAGCGCTGGCGCGCCGAGGGGAAGGTCGACCGCTGGCTCTTCACCGAGGCCGCCTCCGCCGGCCTGCTCGGGTTCAACATCCCCGAGGAGTACGGCGGCGGCGGGACGACCGACTTCCGGTTCAACGCGGTCATCGGCGAGGAGCTCGCCCGCCACCCCGTCTCCGACGGGATGGCCTGCGTCGGCCTCTCCAGCGACATCGTCATCCCGTACTTCACCGACCTGACCGACGACGAGCAGAAGGCGCGCTGGCTGCCGGGCATCGCGGCCGGCGAGCTGGTCGTGGCGGTGGCGATGACCGAGCCCGGCACCGGCAGCGACCTGTCCGGGATCACCACCTCGGCGGTGCGGGAGGGCGACGAGTACGTCGTCAACGGCAGCAAGGTCTTCATCTCCAACGGGCAGAACGCCGACCTCGTGGCCACCGCCGTCCGCACCGGCCCCCACCCGCACCACGGGATCAGCCTGCTCGTGATCGAGGCCGACCGGCCGGGCTTCTCGCGCGGGCGCAACCTGGAGAAGGTCGGTCTGCACGCCCAGGACACCAGCGAGCTGTTCTTCTCCGACGTACGGGTCCCGGTGGCCAACCTGCTGGGGGAGGAGGGCACGGGGTTCGCCGGGCTGATGCGCAACCTGCCCCAGGAGCGGATCGCGATCGCCGCCAACGCGGTCGCCTCGGCCGAGGGGGTGCTGGAGCGCACGCTGGCCTACGTCAAGGAGCGCACGGCGTTCGGCAAGCCGATCGGCAAGTTCCAGAACACCCGGTTCGAGCTCGCGGAGATGGTCACCGGCGTCCGGGTCTCCCGGGGCTACGTCGACGGACTGCTGGAGCGGCACACCCGCGGAGAGCTCAGCGCGGCCGACGCCGCGGCGGCCAAGTTCTGGTGCACCGAGCAGTACGTCGACGTGGTGCAGCGCTGCGTCCAGCTGCACGGCGGCTACGGCTACATGCTGGAGTACCGGATCGCGCACGACTACCTGGACTCCCGGATCTCCACGATCTACGGGGGCACCACGGAGATCATGAAGGAGATCGTGGGGCGCGACCTCGGCCTCTGA
- a CDS encoding succinic semialdehyde dehydrogenase, whose protein sequence is MTTELTPPPRQSVSPPARAARPPWVDADVLREWSGWVRRETEADEVPLQTASAPFTLEPTASVPQCSAPDVAAAVARARVAQRDWAGVAVGERARLVLAFHDLLLEAQEQVLDLIQWETGKARFHAWQEVGQVVALARHYGRRAEHYLKPARLRGMVPGATVVKEVRVPKGVVGIISPWNYPLYLGVGDVLPALLAGNAVVSKADAQTPLTLLWTRALMDRAGLPADVWQVVTGVGEVTGPALVDAVDYVAFTGSTATGREVARRAAGRLVGASLELGGKNPLVVRRDADLAAAAHGAATAAFANTGQMCIHVERVYAHEDVYDEFRDALVRATEELRLGSAYDYSVDVGSLTSLDQLERVTAHVEDAVAQGARVLTGGQARPDLGPLFFEPTVLEGVTSAMRIFSEETFGPVVSLYPFASDADAVALSNQGTYGLSASVWSRDVGSAERLAVSLRAGAVNINDGAAAAAGSVEAGMGGMGESGLGRRHGAEGIRRFTDAQTVARQRLMPLGPPPGKPVEAFVHQTNRQLALMRRLRLR, encoded by the coding sequence ATGACCACCGAGCTCACCCCGCCTCCGCGTCAGAGCGTGAGCCCGCCCGCGCGGGCCGCCCGGCCGCCCTGGGTGGACGCCGACGTCCTCCGCGAGTGGAGCGGCTGGGTGCGCCGCGAGACCGAGGCGGACGAGGTGCCCCTGCAGACGGCGTCCGCCCCGTTCACCCTGGAGCCGACCGCCTCGGTCCCGCAGTGCTCCGCACCCGACGTGGCCGCCGCGGTGGCCCGGGCACGGGTCGCCCAGCGGGACTGGGCGGGCGTCGCCGTCGGCGAGCGCGCCCGGCTGGTGCTCGCCTTCCACGACCTGCTGCTCGAGGCGCAGGAGCAGGTGCTCGACCTGATCCAGTGGGAGACCGGCAAGGCCCGGTTCCACGCGTGGCAGGAGGTCGGCCAGGTCGTCGCGCTGGCCCGCCACTACGGCCGGCGCGCCGAGCACTACCTCAAGCCCGCCCGGCTCCGGGGCATGGTGCCCGGGGCGACGGTGGTCAAGGAGGTCCGGGTCCCCAAGGGGGTGGTGGGCATCATCTCGCCGTGGAACTACCCGCTCTACCTGGGCGTGGGCGACGTGCTGCCGGCGCTGCTCGCCGGGAACGCGGTGGTCTCCAAGGCCGACGCCCAGACTCCGTTGACGCTGCTGTGGACCCGCGCGCTGATGGACCGCGCCGGCCTGCCGGCCGACGTGTGGCAGGTGGTCACCGGCGTCGGTGAGGTCACCGGCCCGGCGCTGGTCGACGCGGTCGACTACGTGGCGTTCACCGGCTCCACCGCGACCGGCCGCGAGGTGGCCCGACGCGCCGCTGGCCGGCTGGTCGGGGCCTCGCTCGAGCTGGGTGGGAAGAACCCGCTGGTCGTGCGGCGCGACGCCGACCTGGCGGCCGCCGCGCACGGCGCCGCGACCGCCGCCTTCGCCAACACCGGGCAGATGTGCATCCACGTCGAGCGCGTCTACGCCCACGAGGACGTGTACGACGAGTTCCGCGACGCCCTGGTCCGGGCGACCGAGGAGCTGCGGCTGGGCAGCGCGTACGACTACTCCGTCGACGTCGGGTCCCTCACCTCCCTCGACCAGCTGGAGCGGGTCACTGCCCACGTCGAGGACGCCGTCGCGCAGGGAGCCAGGGTGCTCACGGGAGGTCAGGCACGCCCCGATCTGGGACCGCTCTTCTTCGAGCCCACGGTCCTGGAGGGCGTCACCTCCGCGATGAGGATCTTCTCCGAGGAGACCTTCGGTCCGGTCGTCTCCCTCTACCCGTTCGCGAGCGACGCGGACGCCGTGGCGCTGTCCAACCAGGGGACCTACGGGCTCTCCGCCTCGGTCTGGTCCCGCGACGTCGGGAGCGCCGAGCGGCTCGCGGTCTCCCTGCGCGCCGGCGCGGTCAACATCAACGACGGCGCCGCCGCGGCCGCGGGCAGCGTCGAGGCCGGCATGGGCGGCATGGGGGAGAGCGGGCTGGGCCGGCGCCACGGCGCCGAGGGGATCCGCCGGTTCACCGACGCCCAGACCGTGGCGCGTCAGCGCCTCATGCCGTTGGGGCCGCCACCCGGCAAGCCGGTGGAGGCCTTCGTGCACCAGACCAACCGGCAGCTGGCGCTGATGCGCCGGCTGAGGCTGCGATGA